The following coding sequences are from one Achromobacter sp. B7 window:
- a CDS encoding tripartite tricarboxylate transporter substrate binding protein: MQRRQFMTGAAALGAALVLPVTARAQQDMPSGPVKIVVGFPAGGGTDVLARLLGQKLGVMWNIPVIVENRAGAAGVIAAEQVARQPNDGNTLLMAHVNSHGIAPGLHPKLAYSVDRDFTPIALVGKTPTILIGGASQPAKTLPDLVKLCRAQPGKIVFGSAGAGSAQHLALEIFKARAGIDVLHVPYKGSAPLMNDLLGGHVQYCFEGMTTATPLLQSGKVIALAQTLQQRSRSQPDVPTVAEQGYPGFEASIWFGMVGPGKMPDAMVRRMNRDIDQVLAMADVQEKLAQVGAEDGGGSVQRFADFMTQEQRKYAKTIKDAKIVVES, from the coding sequence ATGCAACGCAGGCAATTCATGACCGGCGCCGCGGCGCTGGGGGCGGCGCTCGTGCTGCCCGTGACGGCGCGAGCGCAGCAGGACATGCCGTCCGGCCCGGTGAAAATCGTGGTGGGTTTTCCGGCCGGCGGAGGCACCGATGTGCTGGCGCGCCTGTTGGGGCAAAAGCTGGGTGTGATGTGGAACATACCCGTCATCGTCGAGAACCGGGCGGGCGCGGCCGGCGTCATCGCCGCCGAACAGGTCGCGCGCCAGCCCAATGACGGCAACACCTTGTTGATGGCGCATGTGAACAGCCACGGTATCGCGCCCGGCCTGCATCCCAAGCTTGCCTATTCGGTGGACCGCGATTTCACGCCCATCGCGCTGGTCGGCAAAACGCCCACCATCCTGATCGGCGGCGCATCGCAACCCGCCAAGACCTTGCCTGACCTGGTCAAGCTGTGCCGCGCGCAGCCGGGCAAGATTGTGTTCGGGTCCGCCGGCGCCGGCTCGGCCCAACACCTGGCGCTGGAGATCTTCAAGGCGCGTGCTGGCATCGACGTGCTGCACGTGCCCTACAAGGGATCGGCGCCGCTGATGAACGATCTGCTGGGCGGCCATGTGCAGTACTGCTTCGAAGGCATGACCACCGCCACGCCGCTGCTGCAATCGGGCAAGGTGATCGCGCTGGCGCAGACGCTGCAACAGCGTTCCAGGAGCCAGCCGGACGTGCCCACGGTGGCCGAACAGGGCTACCCCGGTTTCGAGGCCAGCATCTGGTTCGGCATGGTGGGGCCGGGCAAGATGCCGGACGCCATGGTCCGACGCATGAATCGAGACATCGACCAGGTGCTGGCGATGGCGGATGTGCAGGAAAAGCTGGCGCAGGTCGGCGCGGAAGACGGTGGCGGCAGCGTGCAGCGCTTTGCCGATTTCATGACGCAGGAACAGCGCAAGTACGCCAAGACGATCAAAGACGCGAAGATCGTGGTGGAAAGCTGA
- a CDS encoding LysR family transcriptional regulator, protein MDSRFLQTYVHVVELGSIAQAARHQGLTPATVQQRLRALEGDVGSALIARSGRTVKPTPAGLRILERARHILRDVRDLRSAASDTELPAGPLRLGATPTALTGIMPPVLRTWVARHPHIEIYIEPAPTTLLYSKVLSGELDGALLVHPLFSLPKTCEWRDLRHEPLVLVTPAGMKVRDPLAVIAREPYICYDRSVVGGKMADDYLRARNLRPHVRFELDGIDSIAKLVAEGLGVAVLPDWAVMGEPVARVKRWPLPAPCPVRTVGAIWQRAGVRSELMRAFAALTETQLGLTRG, encoded by the coding sequence GTGGACTCGCGCTTTCTACAAACCTATGTGCATGTGGTGGAACTGGGCTCCATCGCGCAGGCCGCGCGCCATCAAGGCCTGACGCCGGCCACCGTGCAGCAGCGCTTGCGCGCGCTGGAAGGGGATGTCGGCAGCGCGCTGATTGCCCGCTCGGGCCGCACCGTCAAGCCCACGCCCGCCGGGCTGCGCATTCTTGAGCGTGCCCGCCATATCCTGCGCGACGTGCGCGACCTGCGTTCGGCGGCCAGCGACACCGAACTGCCCGCCGGCCCCTTGCGTCTGGGCGCCACGCCCACCGCGCTAACCGGCATCATGCCGCCCGTGCTGCGGACCTGGGTGGCGCGCCATCCGCATATCGAGATCTACATAGAGCCTGCGCCCACCACCCTGCTTTACAGCAAGGTACTGTCCGGCGAACTCGATGGCGCGCTGCTGGTGCACCCGCTGTTCTCCCTGCCCAAGACCTGCGAATGGCGCGACCTGCGGCACGAACCGCTGGTGCTGGTGACGCCCGCCGGCATGAAGGTGCGCGACCCGCTAGCGGTGATCGCGCGCGAACCGTACATCTGCTATGACCGCAGCGTGGTGGGCGGCAAGATGGCCGACGATTACCTGCGCGCGCGCAATTTGCGGCCGCATGTACGGTTCGAACTGGATGGCATCGACTCCATCGCCAAGCTGGTGGCCGAGGGCTTGGGCGTGGCGGTGCTGCCTGATTGGGCGGTGATGGGCGAGCCCGTGGCGCGGGTCAAGCGCTGGCCCTTGCCCGCGCCCTGCCCCGTACGCACGGTGGGTGCGATCTGGCAGCGCGCCGGCGTACGGTCGGAGTTGATGCGGGCCTTCGCGGCGTTGACTGAAACGCAGCTGGGCCTGACGCGCGGCTAG
- a CDS encoding mandelate racemase/muconate lactonizing enzyme family protein has translation MPIIESIDVCAAAVPLDKVTSFSNRSVSTRHYGLVKVRSTDGVEGIGFCYVGSAGGAIFEAAVQSLLAPVLLGRDSHAVEGLWQAMYQEALLQGRQGTVMRALSALDIALWDLNAKTAGLPLHKFLGAVELETVPAYASGGYYLDGKTPQHLGEEMASYVDKGFRAVKMKTGRLSPREEEARLKAAREAVGPDVELMMDCNNAWQDVTQAMQYIRRFEQYEPYFIEEPFGPDDIDSHAKLARLTHLPIATAEIGYGRWYHKELLDKGAAGILQTDAAVCGGITEWKRIAATAASYGVVVCPHWFHDVHAPLVAATPNARYVEFFWDDQVLNFRKLVDRQLTHKQGRVVLHQEPGLGFGFDERMVEKFGKWVRVSR, from the coding sequence GTGCCCATTATTGAATCCATCGACGTTTGCGCCGCCGCCGTGCCGCTGGACAAAGTCACGTCGTTTTCAAACCGCAGCGTATCCACCCGCCACTACGGCCTGGTCAAGGTTCGTTCCACCGACGGCGTCGAGGGCATTGGCTTTTGCTATGTGGGCAGCGCCGGCGGCGCCATCTTCGAAGCGGCCGTGCAAAGCCTGTTGGCGCCCGTGCTGCTGGGCCGCGATTCGCATGCCGTTGAAGGCCTGTGGCAGGCCATGTACCAAGAGGCGCTGCTGCAAGGCCGCCAGGGCACGGTGATGCGCGCGTTAAGCGCACTGGACATCGCGCTGTGGGACTTGAACGCCAAGACTGCCGGATTGCCGCTGCACAAGTTCCTGGGTGCCGTTGAACTGGAGACGGTGCCGGCCTACGCCAGCGGCGGCTATTACCTGGACGGCAAGACGCCGCAGCATCTGGGCGAAGAAATGGCCAGCTATGTGGACAAGGGCTTTCGCGCCGTCAAGATGAAAACGGGCCGCCTGTCGCCGCGCGAGGAAGAGGCGCGCCTGAAGGCGGCGCGCGAGGCGGTTGGCCCGGACGTCGAACTGATGATGGATTGCAATAACGCCTGGCAGGACGTGACGCAGGCCATGCAGTACATCCGCCGCTTCGAGCAGTACGAACCGTATTTCATCGAAGAACCCTTTGGCCCCGACGATATCGACAGCCATGCCAAGCTGGCGCGGCTGACGCATCTGCCGATCGCCACGGCGGAAATCGGCTATGGCCGCTGGTACCACAAGGAACTGCTGGACAAGGGCGCGGCCGGCATCCTGCAAACCGATGCGGCCGTCTGCGGCGGCATCACCGAATGGAAGCGCATTGCCGCCACCGCCGCCAGCTACGGCGTCGTGGTGTGCCCGCATTGGTTCCACGACGTGCACGCGCCGCTGGTGGCGGCCACGCCTAACGCGCGCTACGTGGAGTTCTTCTGGGACGACCAGGTGCTGAATTTCCGCAAACTGGTCGATCGGCAGTTAACCCACAAGCAAGGCCGCGTGGTGCTGCATCAGGAACCGGGCCTGGGTTTCGGGTTTGACGAACGCATGGTGGAAAAATTTGGCAAGTGGGTCCGCGTCAGTCGCTAG
- a CDS encoding MFS transporter, producing the protein MEANVAMGRAAAAPTLSRKEERQVVVASTLGTLFEWYDFFIYGTLAVFMSQVLFPQDNPTVALLAALGALAVGFIIRPLGAVMFGYLGDKWGRKYTFLITVVMMGGATVLIGCLPTYESAGHLSWILLLTLRVVQGLAVGGEYGGAVIYVAEHCEPKRRGLLTGWIQITSSAGLILSLVVILCTQASMSADDFRQWGWRLPFILSIVMLAISIYVRAKLHESPVFTRMKQQNRLSKNPIKETFGQWSSLRLVILALIGVTAGQGATYFTGQFYVMIFLQQAVQLDQTSVYTLILIGFIIGAPTFVLFGWLSDRIGRKWIMMAGLFIAALGYHSMFDVLLKAGNPALAQAMQSTPVRVHADTSGGACDFGLQAAMIGSHADHKKVCVQAKKFLVGKGINFEYAAPLPGQEIAMSVGGTTVNGFDRAAYARALSTAGYPDRADPARVDRATIILILVLMTAVVAMVYGPVASYLVELFPARIRYTALSFPYHIGAGIFGGIVPFTATYLAQASGNIFGGLMYPVVVMVVVGVIGSLFLPNTRAQAIDEDPIH; encoded by the coding sequence ATGGAAGCTAATGTGGCAATGGGGCGCGCGGCTGCGGCGCCGACGCTAAGTCGCAAAGAGGAACGCCAGGTGGTGGTGGCCTCGACCTTGGGCACGTTGTTCGAGTGGTATGACTTTTTCATCTACGGGACGCTGGCGGTTTTCATGAGCCAGGTGCTGTTCCCGCAGGACAATCCCACCGTTGCGCTGCTGGCCGCCTTGGGCGCGCTGGCGGTCGGCTTCATCATCCGGCCGCTGGGCGCGGTGATGTTCGGGTACCTGGGGGACAAGTGGGGCCGCAAGTACACCTTCCTGATCACGGTTGTGATGATGGGCGGGGCTACCGTGCTAATCGGCTGCCTGCCCACCTACGAATCGGCGGGCCACCTGTCCTGGATTCTGTTGCTGACGCTGCGCGTGGTGCAGGGCCTGGCGGTGGGCGGCGAGTACGGCGGCGCGGTGATCTACGTGGCCGAGCACTGCGAACCCAAGCGGCGCGGTCTGCTGACGGGCTGGATCCAGATCACCTCGTCGGCCGGCCTGATCCTGTCGCTGGTCGTCATCCTGTGCACCCAGGCATCCATGAGCGCCGATGATTTCCGGCAGTGGGGATGGCGCCTGCCGTTCATCCTGTCGATCGTGATGCTGGCCATTTCGATCTACGTGCGCGCCAAGCTGCACGAATCGCCCGTGTTCACGCGGATGAAGCAGCAGAACCGCCTGTCGAAAAACCCCATCAAGGAAACGTTTGGCCAGTGGTCCAGCTTGCGCCTGGTGATCCTGGCGCTGATCGGCGTTACCGCCGGCCAGGGCGCCACGTATTTCACGGGCCAGTTCTACGTGATGATCTTCCTGCAACAGGCGGTGCAGCTGGACCAGACCAGCGTCTACACCCTGATCCTGATCGGCTTCATCATCGGCGCGCCGACCTTTGTGCTGTTCGGCTGGCTGTCCGACCGCATCGGCCGCAAGTGGATCATGATGGCGGGGCTGTTCATCGCCGCCCTGGGTTATCACTCGATGTTCGACGTGCTGCTCAAGGCCGGCAACCCGGCGCTGGCGCAAGCCATGCAAAGCACGCCCGTCCGCGTGCACGCCGACACCAGCGGCGGCGCGTGCGACTTCGGCTTGCAGGCCGCCATGATCGGCAGCCACGCCGATCACAAGAAGGTGTGCGTGCAGGCCAAGAAATTCCTGGTCGGCAAGGGCATCAACTTCGAATACGCCGCGCCGCTGCCCGGGCAGGAAATCGCGATGAGCGTGGGCGGCACCACCGTCAACGGCTTTGACCGCGCCGCCTACGCCCGCGCCCTGAGCACGGCGGGCTACCCCGATCGCGCCGACCCCGCGCGCGTGGACCGCGCCACCATCATCCTGATCCTGGTGCTGATGACCGCCGTGGTCGCCATGGTGTACGGGCCGGTCGCGTCGTACCTGGTGGAATTGTTCCCGGCCCGCATCCGCTACACCGCGCTATCCTTTCCGTATCACATCGGCGCCGGCATCTTCGGCGGCATCGTGCCCTTTACCGCCACCTACCTGGCCCAGGCCAGCGGCAATATCTTTGGCGGGTTGATGTACCCGGTTGTCGTGATGG
- a CDS encoding IclR family transcriptional regulator, giving the protein MARPAGKVDKDTEKTPTAARRGIQSIEVGFRILDLIRKTGRPLPLKDIADACELTVPNVHYYLVSFQKVGVVQQHADTGHYGLGPYALRLGLAALEQFDVFTSARPIMAEVAAVTGHTVFLGVWGNKGPTIVYRVEGSRSRPLLELRVGTVMPLLSSALGRNFLAHLPDALTRDLLERELASSVPESHGGAPGNSYTLKDVQAIRDEVQKHHISRCRHALLPHFTSLSAPIFDMLGEMTAAITLMGPVGAIDDDLDSGTARLLREKARSISAMAGWEGSEPVGATRAG; this is encoded by the coding sequence ATGGCAAGGCCCGCCGGCAAGGTAGACAAGGACACGGAAAAGACGCCGACCGCGGCGCGCAGGGGCATCCAGTCCATTGAAGTGGGCTTTCGCATCCTGGACCTGATCCGCAAGACGGGCCGGCCCTTGCCTCTGAAGGACATCGCGGACGCCTGTGAGCTGACCGTGCCGAACGTGCACTACTACCTGGTCAGTTTTCAGAAGGTGGGCGTGGTGCAGCAGCATGCGGACACGGGGCACTACGGCCTGGGGCCCTACGCGTTGCGCCTGGGGCTGGCCGCGCTGGAACAGTTCGACGTCTTCACCTCGGCGCGGCCGATCATGGCCGAAGTGGCCGCCGTCACCGGGCACACCGTGTTTTTGGGCGTGTGGGGCAACAAGGGGCCGACCATCGTCTATCGCGTGGAAGGCAGCCGCAGCCGGCCCTTGCTGGAATTACGCGTGGGCACCGTGATGCCGCTGCTGTCATCCGCGCTGGGCCGCAATTTTCTGGCCCATCTGCCCGATGCCTTGACGCGCGACCTGCTGGAGCGGGAACTGGCATCGTCCGTGCCGGAAAGCCACGGCGGGGCGCCGGGCAATTCCTACACGCTGAAAGACGTGCAAGCCATACGCGACGAAGTGCAAAAGCACCACATCAGCCGCTGCCGCCACGCGCTGCTGCCGCACTTTACGTCGCTGTCCGCGCCCATCTTCGACATGCTGGGCGAAATGACGGCCGCCATCACGCTGATGGGGCCGGTGGGCGCCATCGACGACGACCTGGATTCCGGCACCGCGCGGCTGCTGCGCGAAAAAGCGCGGTCGATATCGGCCATGGCGGGATGGGAAGGGTCAGAGCCGGTTGGGGCAACGCGCGCCGGTTGA
- a CDS encoding amidohydrolase family protein, with product MTDLLLKNVRVSAAETVDVQVRNGRILQIGTAVHSPADVLVEEGGGALLLPGLIEGHTHLDKTTWDSPWYVNEVGPLLTDRIDNERAWRASSGHDAASHARALALAFLREGTTRIRSHVDVDTDAGLRHLDGVHATRDELAGRIEIQTVAFPQSGLLVRPGTAQLLDQALAQGANVLGGLDPSAIDRDPAQSLDVLFGLANKHGKPVDIHLHEPGELGAFTLDLILDRVQALGMQGKVVISHAFCLGGVDAKRLDGLLKRLATLDVALLTTAPPSRPVPPVRACREAGVTIFGGNDGIRDTWTPYGSPDMLARAMMIGLRNDLRRDDEVEWAFDCVSGAAARACGFEGYGLTPGARADLVLVDASCVAEAVVTRKPRRLVISGGVIVARNGQDAIA from the coding sequence ATGACCGACCTCTTGTTGAAGAACGTCCGCGTGTCGGCGGCCGAAACCGTCGACGTGCAAGTGCGCAACGGGCGCATCCTTCAGATCGGTACCGCCGTGCACTCGCCGGCCGACGTGCTGGTCGAGGAGGGCGGCGGCGCGTTGTTGTTGCCGGGGCTGATAGAAGGGCATACCCATCTGGACAAGACGACCTGGGATTCCCCCTGGTACGTCAACGAAGTTGGCCCGCTGCTGACCGACCGTATCGATAACGAACGCGCCTGGCGCGCCAGTTCGGGTCATGATGCCGCCAGCCATGCGCGCGCGCTGGCGCTGGCGTTTTTGCGTGAAGGCACCACCCGCATCCGCAGCCATGTCGATGTCGACACCGACGCGGGCCTGCGCCATCTGGACGGCGTGCATGCCACCCGCGACGAACTCGCGGGCCGCATTGAAATTCAGACCGTGGCATTTCCGCAGTCGGGTCTGCTGGTACGCCCCGGCACCGCGCAACTGCTGGATCAGGCGCTGGCGCAAGGGGCCAATGTGCTGGGCGGGCTGGACCCGTCCGCCATTGACCGCGACCCCGCCCAATCCCTGGATGTGCTGTTCGGCCTGGCCAACAAGCATGGCAAGCCGGTAGACATCCATTTGCACGAGCCCGGCGAGTTGGGCGCGTTTACGTTGGACCTGATCCTGGACCGCGTGCAGGCGCTGGGCATGCAGGGCAAGGTGGTGATCAGCCATGCGTTTTGCCTGGGCGGCGTGGACGCCAAGCGACTGGACGGCTTGCTGAAACGACTGGCCACGCTGGACGTTGCGCTGCTGACCACCGCGCCGCCATCGCGGCCCGTGCCGCCCGTGCGCGCTTGCCGTGAGGCGGGCGTCACGATCTTCGGCGGCAACGATGGCATCCGCGACACCTGGACGCCGTACGGCAGCCCCGACATGTTGGCGCGCGCCATGATGATCGGCCTGCGCAACGACCTGCGGCGCGACGACGAAGTGGAATGGGCGTTTGATTGCGTCAGCGGCGCCGCCGCCCGGGCCTGTGGTTTCGAGGGCTATGGCCTGACGCCGGGCGCGCGCGCCGACCTGGTGCTGGTCGACGCCAGTTGCGTGGCCGAAGCGGTCGTCACGCGCAAGCCGCGCCGCCTCGTCATATCCGGCGGCGTCATCGTGGCGCGTAACGGCCAGGACGCCATCGCCTAG